The DNA window TCTGCAGCGGTATGTGCAGGTGATTGCAGAGGCGTTTTTCTCCCGTCACCATTTCCAAAAGATGTGGGTCCACCTCGTCCACCTCTGTGGAGCTGAGCCGTATGCGGATCCTGCCCGTCCCTTTCAGGGCCATTTCCACGAGCGTGGAAAGGGAGGGTAAACCGGGGATATCATTCCCGTAGCTACCGATGTGGTTGCCCGTGAGAACAACCTCCGGGAATCCCTGATCTTCGTATGCGCGGATCTCCTTCAGGACATCCTCATGGTGCCGGGAGACGCTTTTCCCCCTGACGGAAGGAACGATACAATAGGAGCACCTGTTATCGCAGCCGTTCTGTATCTTGACAAAAACCCTCGACCGGTTGGCCCGGGATAGCGATTCCCGTCCATATCCTTTTAAGTCCTTTCGAGCAATCTGCCCGGCAAACAGCGCCGTCAACTTCTTTTCGCTTCCCTGATGCTCCATGGGGAGAACGAGATCTGCAAATTCTGCGAGGCTCGGCTTTCCATTTTTCAAAACCCCGCAGCCGGTAAGGACAGTCTTAGGATTTCCGCCTGACCTCTTCCCCTTTGTAAGCGCCCGGCGGCTGTCTGCCTCGGCTCTCTGTGTCACGACGCATGAGTTCACGATAACCAGATCGGAGACCTCCCCGTACGGGACTACCGCGAACCCGAGCTTTTCGAGGCTCGTTTCGAGCACCCTCGTGTCGGCAAAGTTCGTCTTGCACCCGATCGTCTTAACCGACACCCTCTTCATTTTTCCCGTTCCCTGTAGAGAGGCTCCCTGATGACACCTCCCCCGAATAC is part of the Deltaproteobacteria bacterium genome and encodes:
- a CDS encoding radical SAM protein; the encoded protein is MKRVSVKTIGCKTNFADTRVLETSLEKLGFAVVPYGEVSDLVIVNSCVVTQRAEADSRRALTKGKRSGGNPKTVLTGCGVLKNGKPSLAEFADLVLPMEHQGSEKKLTALFAGQIARKDLKGYGRESLSRANRSRVFVKIQNGCDNRCSYCIVPSVRGKSVSRHHEDVLKEIRAYEDQGFPEVVLTGNHIGSYGNDIPGLPSLSTLVEMALKGTGRIRIRLSSTEVDEVDPHLLEMVTGEKRLCNHLHIPLQ